A genomic window from Streptomyces mirabilis includes:
- a CDS encoding DUF6344 domain-containing protein has protein sequence MTQDKVMKLWTAIVTAFVALCTALGFITTTAAAAVPQAEATRNSTISATVPTVSPWAGPYSRALPPTMKQRIRAEAHGSSPSCRHRPPTDATEVDPADLASLYAPETSTEPETPLQR, from the coding sequence ATGACCCAGGACAAGGTCATGAAGCTGTGGACCGCCATCGTCACCGCCTTCGTCGCGCTGTGCACGGCGCTCGGCTTCATCACGACCACCGCGGCCGCGGCCGTACCGCAGGCCGAAGCGACGCGCAACAGCACGATCTCCGCGACAGTGCCGACCGTCTCTCCCTGGGCCGGTCCATACAGCCGGGCCCTGCCCCCCACGATGAAGCAACGCATCCGCGCCGAGGCCCACGGCTCCTCACCGAGCTGCCGGCACCGCCCGCCGACCGACGCCACTGAGGTCGACCCCGCCGACCTCGCGTCGCTCTACGCCCCTGAGACCTCCACCGAGCCCGAGACCCCCTTGCAGCGCTGA
- the crgA gene encoding cell division protein CrgA, whose amino-acid sequence MPKSRIRKKADYTPPPAKQATNIKLTSRGWVAPVMLAMFLIGLAWIVIFYVTDGSLPIDALGNWNIVVGFGFIAAGFGVSTQWK is encoded by the coding sequence GTGCCGAAGTCACGTATCCGCAAGAAGGCCGACTACACGCCGCCCCCGGCGAAGCAGGCGACCAACATCAAGCTGACCAGTCGCGGCTGGGTCGCACCGGTCATGCTGGCCATGTTCCTCATCGGCCTCGCCTGGATCGTCATCTTCTACGTGACGGACGGCTCGCTGCCCATCGACGCCCTCGGCAACTGGAACATCGTGGTCGGCTTCGGCTTCATCGCGGCGGGATTCGGCGTCTCCACGCAGTGGAAGTAG
- a CDS encoding DUF5324 family protein — MTRIDSVRAATGSAKDSVLHAAEVVAPYADTAKDRASYYANEALVRLAPKVSLAAEQARVQYGAHLAPRLEQARTHVPPKVDQAAVRTRQAALQAAEYTRPRIEQAVAAAQPVREEAASRSVAAIAALRGQVSPQEIQKLVRKHERRAKAGRAAKGLLVLGILAGGAFVAWKWWDKQANPDWLVEPPAATEVPETGRLSSVDGTGLSDLDPEVQAKQAEEDRDDRR; from the coding sequence GTGACCCGCATTGACAGCGTGCGCGCCGCGACCGGCTCGGCGAAGGACAGCGTGCTGCACGCCGCGGAAGTGGTGGCGCCTTACGCCGACACGGCCAAGGACCGGGCCTCGTACTACGCGAACGAGGCACTCGTACGGCTCGCGCCCAAGGTGTCGCTGGCCGCAGAGCAGGCCCGCGTCCAGTACGGCGCCCATCTCGCGCCACGCCTTGAACAGGCCCGTACGCATGTGCCGCCGAAGGTCGACCAGGCCGCCGTCCGTACCCGGCAGGCGGCCTTGCAGGCCGCCGAGTACACCAGGCCGAGGATCGAGCAGGCGGTGGCCGCGGCCCAGCCTGTACGTGAGGAGGCCGCGTCACGCAGTGTGGCGGCGATCGCCGCGCTGCGCGGACAGGTCTCGCCCCAGGAGATCCAGAAACTGGTCCGCAAGCACGAGCGGCGCGCGAAGGCCGGCCGCGCCGCCAAGGGGCTGCTCGTTCTGGGCATTCTCGCGGGCGGTGCCTTCGTCGCCTGGAAATGGTGGGACAAGCAGGCCAACCCCGACTGGCTGGTCGAGCCGCCCGCCGCGACGGAGGTGCCCGAGACGGGCCGTCTGTCCTCGGTCGACGGCACCGGCCTGTCCGACCTGGACCCCGAGGTCCAGGCCAAGCAGGCCGAGGAGGACCGCGACGACCGCCGCTGA
- a CDS encoding peptidylprolyl isomerase, which translates to MAEQLYATLKTNQGDIEVRLLPNHAPKTVRNFVELATGEREWTNPETGEKSTDKLYDGTVFHRVISGFMIQGGDPLGNGTGGPGYQFEDEFHPELAFDKPYLLAMANAGPGTNGSQFFITVSPTAWLTRKHTIFGEVTNAASQKVVDAIASTQTNPRTDRPVNDVVIESVVVETRKG; encoded by the coding sequence GTGGCTGAGCAGCTTTACGCCACCCTGAAGACCAACCAAGGCGACATCGAAGTCCGGCTTCTGCCGAACCACGCGCCCAAGACGGTCCGGAACTTCGTCGAGCTTGCCACGGGCGAGCGTGAGTGGACCAACCCGGAGACGGGTGAGAAGTCCACCGACAAGCTCTACGACGGCACGGTCTTCCACCGGGTGATCAGCGGATTCATGATCCAGGGCGGTGACCCGCTGGGCAACGGCACCGGCGGCCCCGGTTACCAGTTCGAGGACGAATTCCACCCGGAGCTCGCCTTCGACAAGCCCTACCTGCTGGCCATGGCCAACGCCGGCCCCGGTACCAACGGCTCGCAGTTCTTCATCACCGTCTCCCCGACGGCCTGGCTGACCCGCAAACACACCATCTTCGGCGAGGTCACCAACGCGGCCAGCCAGAAGGTCGTGGACGCCATCGCGAGCACCCAGACCAACCCGCGCACCGACCGCCCGGTCAACGACGTCGTCATCGAGTCGGTCGTCGTCGAGACCCGCAAGGGCTGA
- a CDS encoding DNA-binding protein produces MDAAQQEATARAQELQRNWYGEPLGALFRRLIEDLGLNQARLAGVLGLSAPMLSQLMSGQRAKIGNPAVVQRVQLLQDLAGQVADGSVSAAEATERMDEIKKSQGGSVLSNTTQSTSSSGAPTVKRVVREIQSLLRSVAAAGDIIDAADTLAPTHPELAEFLRVYGAGRTSDAVAHYQSHQS; encoded by the coding sequence ATGGACGCCGCACAGCAGGAAGCAACCGCAAGAGCCCAAGAGCTGCAGCGGAACTGGTACGGAGAGCCGTTGGGGGCGCTCTTCCGTAGGCTCATCGAGGATCTGGGCCTCAACCAGGCGCGTCTTGCCGGGGTGCTGGGACTTTCCGCGCCCATGCTGTCGCAGCTGATGAGCGGTCAGCGTGCCAAGATCGGCAATCCCGCGGTGGTCCAGCGCGTGCAGCTGTTGCAGGACCTGGCGGGGCAGGTCGCGGACGGCAGCGTCAGCGCCGCCGAGGCGACCGAGCGCATGGACGAGATCAAGAAGTCGCAAGGGGGCTCGGTGCTCAGCAACACCACGCAGTCGACGAGCAGTTCAGGTGCGCCCACGGTGAAGCGGGTGGTCCGCGAGATCCAGTCGCTGCTGCGCTCCGTGGCGGCTGCGGGGGACATCATCGACGCGGCCGACACTCTCGCCCCGACCCACCCGGAACTGGCAGAGTTCCTCCGGGTGTACGGCGCCGGCCGCACCTCCGACGCGGTCGCGCACTACCAGTCGCACCAGAGCTGA
- a CDS encoding DLW-39 family protein has translation MKKLLLVALAAIGGLLVYRQIQADRAEQDLWTEATDSVPTGS, from the coding sequence GTGAAGAAGCTTCTCCTGGTCGCACTGGCCGCCATCGGCGGGCTCCTCGTGTACCGCCAGATCCAGGCGGATCGCGCCGAGCAGGATCTGTGGACGGAGGCGACTGACTCCGTGCCCACGGGTTCGTGA
- a CDS encoding DUF3566 domain-containing protein, with the protein MSGATGAGSTGTDTDGGRGSAAETTDSHDSHGSQGGTVTDTRGPQAQQYAAGAGPAAAGPAKTKAAPGAAPASAPPPGAPTTASGAAPAGVAPEAGSALPGERQPQQPAQPYHPPQAYPAQTPSGAVRRPRTGARTAPRTRKARLRVAKTDPWSVMKVSFLLSIALGICTIVAAAVLWMVLDAMGVFSTVGGTISEATGSNESNGFDLQSFLSLPHVLMFTSIIAVIDVVLATALATLGSFIYNLSAGFVGGIELTLAEDE; encoded by the coding sequence GTGAGCGGAGCCACGGGCGCCGGATCGACCGGTACGGATACGGACGGCGGCCGTGGCTCCGCCGCGGAGACGACTGACTCCCATGACTCTCATGGATCCCAGGGGGGAACTGTGACGGACACCCGAGGCCCGCAGGCCCAGCAGTACGCGGCCGGAGCGGGCCCGGCGGCGGCCGGTCCGGCAAAGACCAAGGCCGCGCCCGGTGCGGCGCCCGCTTCGGCGCCCCCACCGGGGGCTCCTACGACCGCCTCGGGTGCGGCCCCTGCCGGGGTCGCACCCGAGGCGGGCTCAGCGCTGCCGGGGGAACGGCAGCCGCAGCAGCCCGCGCAGCCGTACCACCCGCCGCAGGCGTACCCGGCTCAGACGCCGTCCGGCGCCGTACGCCGGCCGCGGACCGGAGCGCGCACCGCGCCCCGTACCCGCAAGGCGCGGCTGCGGGTGGCCAAGACCGACCCCTGGTCGGTGATGAAGGTCAGCTTCCTGCTCTCCATCGCGCTCGGCATCTGCACGATCGTGGCGGCGGCGGTGCTGTGGATGGTCCTGGACGCGATGGGCGTCTTCTCGACGGTCGGCGGCACGATTTCCGAGGCGACGGGTTCGAACGAGTCGAACGGCTTCGACCTGCAGTCGTTCCTCTCCCTGCCGCACGTCCTGATGTTCACGTCGATCATCGCGGTCATCGACGTCGTGCTCGCCACGGCGCTCGCGACGCTCGGCTCGTTCATCTACAACCTCTCCGCGGGCTTCGTCGGCGGTATTGAACTGACCCTCGCCGAGGACGAGTAA
- a CDS encoding rhomboid family intramembrane serine protease, protein MDQAPGNPQGPQDQGHQDAQALPTCYRHPDRETGVRCTRCERPICPECMISASVGFQCPECVRAGSGTGHAPSASQPRTLAGGAVTADPRLVTKILIGLNLAVFLVQLSVDRFTDSFDLIGRAYVPLLGSVEGVAEGQWYRMLTAMFLHGSYIHILFNMLSLWWIGGPLEAALGRARYLALYFVSGLAGSALTYLVAAPNQPSLGASGAIFGLFGATAVLMRRLNYDMRPVIALLVINLIFTFGWSNIAWQAHIGGLVGGVVVGYAMVHAPRERRTLIQYGVCAVVLAAVVVATLVRTAQLT, encoded by the coding sequence ATGGACCAGGCGCCAGGCAACCCGCAGGGCCCGCAGGACCAGGGACATCAGGACGCCCAGGCCCTGCCCACCTGCTACCGGCATCCGGATCGTGAAACCGGCGTGCGCTGTACCCGCTGCGAGCGCCCCATCTGCCCCGAGTGCATGATCAGTGCCTCCGTGGGCTTCCAGTGCCCCGAGTGCGTCCGCGCCGGCTCCGGTACGGGCCACGCGCCGTCGGCCTCGCAGCCCCGCACCCTCGCGGGTGGCGCTGTCACCGCGGACCCCCGGCTCGTCACCAAGATCCTGATCGGGCTCAACCTCGCCGTCTTCCTGGTCCAGCTGTCGGTGGACCGCTTCACCGACAGCTTCGACCTCATCGGCCGCGCGTACGTCCCGCTGCTCGGCTCGGTCGAGGGCGTCGCGGAGGGCCAGTGGTACCGCATGCTGACGGCGATGTTCCTGCACGGCAGCTATATCCACATCCTGTTCAACATGCTCAGCCTGTGGTGGATCGGCGGCCCCCTGGAAGCGGCCCTCGGCCGTGCCCGCTATCTCGCCCTCTACTTCGTCTCCGGTCTCGCGGGCAGCGCGCTCACCTACCTCGTGGCCGCGCCGAACCAGCCCTCGTTGGGCGCCTCCGGCGCGATCTTCGGCCTCTTCGGCGCGACCGCCGTCCTGATGCGCCGGCTCAACTACGACATGCGCCCCGTGATCGCCCTGCTGGTGATCAACCTGATCTTCACCTTCGGGTGGAGCAACATCGCGTGGCAGGCCCACATCGGTGGACTCGTCGGCGGTGTTGTCGTCGGCTACGCCATGGTCCATGCCCCGCGCGAGCGGCGGACCCTGATCCAGTACGGGGTGTGTGCCGTGGTCCTGGCCGCGGTGGTCGTCGCGACGCTGGTCAGGACGGCTCAGCTCACCTGA
- a CDS encoding serine/threonine-protein kinase gives MGEVFAGRYELVDPIGHGGVGAVWRAWDQRRRRYVAAKVLQQSDAHALLRFVREQALRIDHPHVLAPASWAADDDKVLFTMDLVAGGSLVHLINDYGPLPPAFVCTLLDQLLSGVAAVHAEGVVHRDIKPANILLEATGTARPRLRLSDFGIAMRLGEPRLTETNYVVGTPGYFAPEQMMGAEPDFPADLFAVGLVALYLLEGARPDAKALIEYFAENGTPAAPQSIPEPLWQVVATLLQPDPRARFRTATGARKALASAAELLPEPGPDDELVEVFDQLGPLPPGFGPKGPLRASTPSATENAASWSGPASDTGTGTESATGSSTTSDTASGAASGAGSGSGPHDSRPWLHDSGALSREPVSGAAWADRSSGGVWPASDSGGVRHEAAPGAVRHEATPGAVRHGPAPAPDAVPPQPAPSAVPPHPAPDATPPQPSAMSDTGSFHLPPPQPRPRSLWEHDQPPTPPTSVVVPVPTPTHALPFDHTPVQPPSPVWPADPTAATRQHAQPRPGPPAKVAVPVLLLALACFAVGFWALTQI, from the coding sequence ATGGGTGAGGTCTTCGCCGGACGCTACGAACTGGTCGACCCGATCGGCCACGGGGGAGTCGGTGCGGTCTGGCGCGCCTGGGACCAGCGGCGGCGCCGTTATGTGGCCGCCAAGGTGCTCCAGCAGAGCGACGCGCACGCGCTGCTGCGCTTCGTGCGGGAGCAGGCGCTACGGATCGATCATCCCCATGTGCTCGCGCCCGCCAGCTGGGCCGCCGACGACGACAAGGTCCTGTTCACCATGGACCTGGTGGCCGGGGGCTCCCTGGTCCACCTGATCAACGACTACGGCCCGCTGCCGCCCGCGTTCGTCTGTACCCTGCTCGACCAGCTTCTCTCGGGAGTCGCCGCGGTACACGCGGAGGGCGTCGTGCACCGTGACATCAAGCCCGCCAACATCCTGCTCGAAGCGACCGGTACGGCCCGTCCACGGCTGCGGCTGTCCGACTTCGGCATCGCGATGCGACTGGGTGAGCCACGGCTGACCGAGACCAACTACGTGGTGGGGACGCCCGGTTACTTCGCTCCCGAGCAGATGATGGGCGCCGAGCCGGACTTCCCCGCCGATCTGTTCGCCGTAGGGCTGGTCGCCCTGTACCTGCTCGAAGGGGCCAGACCCGATGCCAAGGCCCTGATCGAGTACTTCGCGGAGAACGGCACACCGGCCGCTCCCCAGAGCATCCCCGAGCCGCTGTGGCAGGTCGTGGCCACGCTGCTGCAGCCGGACCCGCGGGCACGGTTCCGCACCGCGACCGGGGCACGCAAGGCGCTGGCCTCGGCCGCCGAGCTGCTGCCCGAGCCCGGCCCCGACGACGAGCTGGTCGAGGTCTTCGACCAACTCGGCCCGCTTCCCCCGGGGTTCGGCCCGAAAGGCCCGCTCAGGGCGTCCACGCCAAGCGCCACGGAGAACGCGGCTTCGTGGTCCGGCCCTGCCTCCGACACCGGCACCGGCACCGAGTCCGCGACCGGCTCCAGCACCACTTCTGACACGGCTTCCGGCGCTGCCTCCGGCGCCGGCAGCGGTTCCGGCCCCCACGACTCGAGGCCGTGGCTTCACGATTCCGGGGCGCTGTCCCGGGAGCCCGTCTCCGGGGCCGCGTGGGCGGATCGTTCCTCCGGGGGCGTATGGCCTGCGTCCGACTCGGGTGGCGTACGACACGAGGCCGCCCCCGGCGCCGTACGACACGAGGCCACCCCCGGCGCCGTACGACACGGGCCCGCGCCCGCCCCCGACGCCGTGCCACCGCAGCCCGCCCCGAGCGCCGTACCACCGCACCCCGCTCCCGACGCCACACCCCCGCAGCCGTCCGCGATGTCGGACACCGGCAGCTTCCACCTGCCGCCACCGCAGCCACGGCCCCGGTCCTTGTGGGAGCACGATCAGCCCCCCACTCCCCCCACCTCGGTCGTGGTGCCGGTGCCGACCCCCACCCATGCCCTGCCGTTCGACCACACGCCCGTGCAGCCGCCCTCCCCCGTGTGGCCCGCGGATCCGACCGCCGCGACGCGTCAGCACGCGCAGCCCCGCCCCGGACCGCCCGCGAAGGTGGCCGTCCCGGTGCTGCTCCTCGCGCTGGCCTGTTTCGCGGTGGGCTTCTGGGCGCTGACCCAGATCTGA
- the gyrB gene encoding DNA topoisomerase (ATP-hydrolyzing) subunit B, with protein MADSGNPNENTPSTDAGDNAEATTSNGEVTASYDASAITVLEGLDAVRKRPGMYIGSTGERGLHHLVYEVVDNSVDEALAGHADTIDITILADGGVRVVDNGRGIPVGIVPSEGKPALEVVLTVLHAGGKFGGGGYAVSGGLHGVGVSVVNALSSKVSVEVKTDGRRWTQDYKMGVPTAPLVEHEATDETGTSVTFWADGDIFETTEYSFETLSRRFQEMAFLNKGLTIKLTDERESAKATAGADEAGADEKAEVKTVTYHYEGGIVDFVKYLNSRKGDVVHPTVIDLEAEDKDKSLSLEVAMQWNSGYSEGVYSFANIIHTHEGGTHEEGFRAALTSLINKYARDKKLLREKDDNLTGDDIREGLTAIISVKLSEPQFEGQTKTKLGNTEAKTFVQKAVYEHLNDWLDRNPNEAADIVRKSIQAATARVAARKARDLTRRKGLLETASLPGKLSDCQSNDPTKCEIFIVEGDSAGGSAKSGRNPQYQAILPIRGKILNVEKARIDKILQNQEIQALISAFGTGVHEDFDIEKLRYHKIILMADADVDGQHINTLLLTFLFRFMRPLVEAGHVFLSRPPLYKIKWGRDDFEYAYSDRERDALIELGKQAGKRIRDDSVQRFKGLGEMNAEELRITTMDQEHRVLGQVTLDDAAQADDLFSVLMGEDVEARRAFIQRNAKDVRFLDI; from the coding sequence GTGGCCGATTCCGGCAACCCCAACGAGAACACCCCGTCCACCGACGCCGGCGACAACGCCGAGGCCACGACCTCGAACGGCGAGGTCACAGCCTCGTACGACGCCAGCGCCATCACCGTCCTCGAGGGTCTGGACGCGGTTCGCAAGCGACCCGGTATGTACATCGGCTCGACCGGCGAGCGCGGACTGCACCACCTCGTGTACGAGGTCGTCGACAACTCCGTCGACGAGGCGCTGGCCGGCCACGCGGACACGATCGACATCACGATCCTCGCCGACGGCGGCGTGCGTGTCGTGGACAACGGCCGCGGCATCCCCGTGGGCATCGTTCCCTCCGAAGGGAAGCCGGCCCTCGAGGTCGTGCTGACGGTCCTGCACGCGGGCGGTAAGTTCGGCGGCGGCGGCTACGCGGTCTCCGGCGGTCTGCACGGTGTCGGCGTCTCCGTCGTGAACGCCCTGTCGAGCAAGGTCTCCGTCGAGGTCAAGACCGACGGACGGCGCTGGACGCAGGACTACAAGATGGGCGTCCCGACCGCCCCTCTCGTCGAGCACGAGGCCACCGACGAGACCGGCACCTCGGTCACCTTCTGGGCCGACGGCGACATCTTCGAGACGACCGAGTACTCCTTCGAGACGCTCTCGCGGCGCTTCCAGGAGATGGCGTTCCTCAACAAGGGTTTGACGATCAAACTCACTGATGAGCGCGAGTCGGCGAAGGCCACGGCCGGTGCGGACGAGGCGGGTGCGGACGAGAAGGCCGAGGTCAAGACCGTCACGTACCACTACGAGGGCGGCATCGTCGACTTCGTGAAGTACCTCAACTCCCGCAAGGGAGACGTGGTGCACCCCACCGTCATCGATCTCGAGGCCGAGGACAAGGACAAGAGCCTGTCCCTCGAGGTCGCGATGCAGTGGAACAGCGGCTACAGCGAGGGCGTGTACTCCTTCGCCAACATCATCCACACCCACGAGGGCGGTACGCACGAGGAGGGCTTCCGTGCGGCGCTGACCTCGCTGATCAACAAGTACGCGCGCGACAAGAAGCTGCTGCGCGAGAAGGACGACAACCTCACCGGTGACGACATCCGCGAGGGTCTGACCGCGATCATCTCGGTGAAGCTGAGCGAGCCGCAGTTCGAGGGCCAGACGAAGACCAAGCTGGGCAACACGGAGGCGAAGACCTTCGTCCAGAAGGCCGTCTACGAGCACCTCAACGACTGGCTGGACCGCAACCCGAACGAGGCCGCGGACATCGTCCGCAAGTCCATCCAGGCGGCCACCGCGCGCGTGGCGGCCCGCAAGGCCCGCGACCTCACCCGCCGCAAGGGCCTCCTGGAGACGGCCTCCCTGCCGGGCAAGCTGTCCGACTGCCAGTCGAACGACCCCACCAAGTGCGAGATCTTCATCGTCGAGGGTGACTCCGCCGGTGGCTCGGCCAAGTCCGGCCGCAACCCGCAGTACCAGGCGATCCTCCCGATCCGGGGCAAGATCCTCAACGTCGAGAAGGCGCGGATCGACAAGATCCTGCAGAACCAGGAGATCCAGGCGCTGATCTCGGCCTTCGGTACCGGGGTCCACGAGGACTTCGACATCGAGAAGCTCCGCTATCACAAGATCATCCTGATGGCGGACGCCGACGTCGACGGCCAGCACATCAACACCCTGCTGCTGACCTTCCTGTTCCGCTTCATGCGGCCGCTGGTCGAGGCCGGGCACGTGTTCCTGTCGCGGCCCCCGTTGTACAAGATCAAGTGGGGCCGGGACGACTTCGAGTACGCGTACTCGGACCGTGAGCGCGATGCGCTGATCGAGCTGGGCAAGCAGGCCGGCAAGCGCATCCGCGACGACTCGGTCCAGCGCTTCAAGGGCCTCGGCGAGATGAACGCCGAGGAGCTGCGGATCACGACCATGGACCAGGAGCACCGGGTCCTCGGCCAGGTCACGCTCGACGACGCCGCCCAGGCCGACGACCTGTTCTCGGTCCTCATGGGCGAGGACGTCGAGGCCCGCCGCGCGTTCATCCAGCGCAATGCCAAGGACGTCCGCTTCCTCGACATCTGA
- the gyrA gene encoding DNA gyrase subunit A, which yields MADENTPSTPEEGGEITLRVEPVGLETEMQRSYLDYAMSVIVSRALPDVRDGLKPVHRRVLYAMYDGGYRPEKGFYKCARVVGDVMGTYHPHGDSSIYDALVRLAQPWSMRMPLVDSNGNFGSPGNDPAAAMRYTECKMAPLSMEMVRDIDEETVDFTDNYDGRNQEPTVLPARFPNLLINGSAGIAVGMATNIPPHNLREVASGAQWYLENPEASHEELLDALIERIKGPDFPTGALVVGRKGIEEAYRTGRGSITMRAVVEVEEIQNRQCLVVTELPYQTNPDNLAQKIADLVKDGKVGGIADVRDETSSRTGQRLVIVLKRDAVAKVVLNNLYKHTDLQSNFGANMLALVDGVPRTLSLDAFIRHWVTHQIEVIVRRTRFRLRKAEERAHILRGLLKALDAIDEVIALIRRSDTVEIAREGLMGLLEIDEIQANAILEMQLRRLAALERQKIIQEHDELQAKITEYNAILASPERQRSIISEELTAIVDKFGEDRRSKLVPFDGDMSIEDLIAEEDIVVTITRGGYIKRTKTEDYRSQKRGGKGVRGAKLKQDDIVDHFFVSTTHHWLLFFTNKGRVYRAKAYELPDAGRDARGQHVANLLAFQPDEAIAEILAIRDYEAVPYLVLATKGGLVKKTPLKDYDSPRSGGVIAINLRETEDGSDDELIGAELVSAEDDLLLISKKAQSIRFTATDDALRPMGRATSGVKGMSFREGDELLSMNVVRPGTFVFTATDGGYAKRTAVDEYRVQGRGGLGIKAAKIVEDRGSLVGALVVEETDEILAITLSGGVIRTRVNEVRETGRDTMGVQLINLGKRDAVVGIARNAEAGREAEEVDGEIAEDETAEGVEAVGTDEGEQSSPE from the coding sequence ATGGCCGACGAGAACACTCCGAGCACGCCTGAAGAAGGCGGCGAGATCACCTTGCGCGTCGAGCCCGTCGGGCTCGAGACGGAGATGCAGCGCTCGTATCTCGACTACGCGATGTCCGTCATCGTGTCGCGCGCGCTGCCCGATGTCCGGGACGGCCTCAAGCCCGTCCACCGCCGCGTCCTGTACGCCATGTACGACGGCGGCTACCGGCCCGAGAAGGGCTTCTACAAGTGCGCCCGCGTCGTCGGCGACGTCATGGGCACCTACCACCCGCACGGCGACTCCTCGATCTACGACGCGCTGGTCCGCCTCGCGCAGCCGTGGTCGATGCGGATGCCGCTGGTGGACTCCAACGGCAACTTCGGCTCTCCGGGCAACGACCCCGCGGCCGCCATGCGCTACACCGAGTGCAAGATGGCGCCGCTGTCCATGGAGATGGTCCGTGACATCGACGAGGAGACCGTCGACTTCACGGACAACTACGACGGCCGCAACCAGGAGCCGACGGTTCTGCCGGCCCGGTTCCCGAACCTGCTGATCAACGGCTCGGCCGGCATCGCGGTGGGCATGGCCACCAACATCCCGCCGCACAACCTCCGTGAGGTCGCGTCAGGCGCCCAGTGGTACCTCGAGAACCCCGAGGCCAGCCACGAGGAGCTGCTCGACGCCCTGATCGAGCGCATCAAGGGCCCCGATTTCCCGACCGGCGCCCTTGTAGTGGGCCGAAAGGGTATTGAGGAGGCGTACCGCACGGGCCGTGGCTCCATCACGATGCGCGCGGTCGTCGAGGTCGAGGAGATCCAGAACCGCCAGTGCCTGGTGGTCACGGAGCTCCCCTACCAGACCAACCCCGACAACCTCGCGCAGAAGATCGCCGACCTGGTGAAGGACGGCAAGGTCGGCGGCATCGCGGACGTCCGTGACGAGACCTCGTCCCGTACGGGCCAGCGGCTGGTCATCGTCCTGAAGCGTGACGCGGTCGCCAAGGTCGTCCTGAACAACCTCTACAAGCACACCGATCTGCAGTCGAACTTCGGCGCCAACATGCTGGCGCTGGTGGACGGCGTTCCGCGCACGCTCTCGCTCGACGCGTTCATCCGCCACTGGGTGACGCACCAGATCGAGGTCATCGTCCGTCGTACGCGCTTCAGGCTGCGCAAGGCCGAGGAGCGCGCGCACATCCTGCGTGGCCTCCTGAAGGCCCTGGACGCCATCGACGAGGTCATCGCGCTGATCCGGCGCAGTGACACCGTCGAGATCGCGCGCGAGGGCCTGATGGGCCTCCTGGAGATCGACGAGATCCAGGCGAACGCCATCCTTGAGATGCAGCTGCGCCGACTGGCCGCCCTGGAGCGTCAGAAGATCATCCAGGAGCACGACGAGCTCCAGGCGAAGATCACCGAGTACAACGCGATCCTCGCGTCGCCGGAGCGCCAGCGCTCCATCATCAGCGAGGAACTCACGGCGATCGTCGACAAGTTCGGCGAGGACCGTCGCTCCAAGCTGGTTCCCTTCGACGGTGACATGTCCATCGAGGACCTGATCGCCGAAGAGGACATCGTCGTCACCATCACGCGTGGCGGCTACATCAAGCGGACCAAGACCGAGGACTACCGCTCCCAGAAGCGGGGCGGCAAGGGCGTACGCGGCGCGAAGCTGAAGCAGGACGACATCGTCGACCACTTCTTCGTGTCGACCACGCACCACTGGCTGCTGTTCTTCACCAACAAGGGCCGCGTCTACCGCGCGAAGGCGTACGAACTCCCGGACGCAGGGCGTGACGCGCGTGGACAGCACGTCGCGAACCTGCTGGCCTTCCAGCCGGACGAGGCGATCGCCGAGATCCTCGCGATCCGTGACTACGAGGCGGTGCCTTACCTGGTGCTGGCCACCAAGGGCGGCCTCGTGAAGAAGACGCCTCTGAAGGATTACGATTCCCCGCGCTCCGGCGGTGTCATCGCGATCAATCTGCGCGAGACGGAGGACGGTTCCGACGACGAACTGATCGGAGCCGAACTCGTATCGGCCGAGGACGATCTGCTGCTGATCAGTAAGAAGGCGCAGTCGATCAGGTTCACGGCGACGGACGACGCCCTGCGGCCCATGGGCCGTGCGACCTCGGGTGTCAAGGGGATGAGTTTCCGCGAGGGCGACGAGCTGCTCTCGATGAATGTTGTTCGACCCGGTACGTTCGTGTTCACTGCTACGGACGGCGGGTACGCGAAGCGGACCGCTGTTGACGAGTACCGCGTTCAGGGGCGTGGTGGCCTCGGTATCAAGGCCGCCAAGATCGTCGAGGACCGCGGGTCCCTCGTCGGCGCGTTGGTGGTCGAGGAGACGGACGAGATCCTCGCCATCACCCTGTCCGGCGGTGTGATTCGCACGCGAGTCAACGAGGTCAGGGAGACGGGCCGTGACACCATGGGTGTCCAACTGATCAACCTGGGCAAGCGCGATGCCGTGGTCGGCATCGCTCGTAACGCCGAGGCCGGTCGCGAGGCGGAGGAAGTCGACGGCGAGATCGCCGAGGACGAGACCGCCGAGGGCGTCGAGGCCGTCGGTACGGACGAGGGCGAGCAGTCCTCGCCCGAGTAG